The following are encoded in a window of Dehalobacter sp. 12DCB1 genomic DNA:
- a CDS encoding response regulator transcription factor, whose translation MPIKVLIADDDMLIREGLKIILQNDERFEVCACAENGLQAIQSCQSQEVDIALLDVRMPVMDGLQASREISEKTTVKPLILTTFDDDDFILTAVKNGSRGYLLKNSSPDRIMDAIKMVYDGGIVMQDSVMEKIREELVTSPKVKIAEDLFSEREMDIIKLIAKGLANREIARMLFVSEGTVKNYITSILNKTGLEHRTQIAIYYLTGVRQ comes from the coding sequence ATGCCAATTAAGGTACTGATTGCCGATGATGATATGCTGATCCGGGAAGGGCTTAAAATCATTCTCCAAAACGATGAACGTTTTGAAGTGTGCGCCTGTGCAGAAAATGGCCTGCAAGCCATCCAATCTTGCCAATCCCAGGAGGTTGATATTGCCCTGCTGGATGTCAGGATGCCGGTCATGGACGGCCTGCAGGCATCCAGGGAAATATCAGAAAAAACGACCGTTAAGCCACTGATCCTGACCACTTTTGACGACGACGACTTTATCCTGACAGCTGTAAAAAACGGTTCGAGAGGGTATTTATTGAAAAACAGTTCTCCTGACCGGATTATGGATGCTATCAAGATGGTATATGACGGCGGCATTGTAATGCAGGACAGTGTAATGGAAAAAATCCGGGAGGAACTGGTTACAAGTCCTAAAGTCAAGATTGCTGAAGACCTTTTCTCCGAAAGGGAAATGGATATCATCAAACTGATTGCCAAAGGACTGGCTAACCGGGAGATTGCGAGAATGCTTTTTGTTTCCGAAGGCACTGTCAAGAATTATATCACCTCCATCCTGAATAAGACCGGTCTTGAACACCGGACCCAGATTGCGATCTACTACTTGACGGGCGTCAGGCAATAA
- a CDS encoding histidine kinase → MTGWLLGTKLIIILYSIFCYILTGMANLPLVLLLLLIYVITSMLQIIFPRKSLKKFLTLLIGVFLILSIVYASELFIFLLPLNLLDLFHQYGKNPLFALIPATIPLFLLTGDMLPGYLLIVLLSTLIYMLSLKSSLRIASLTMDNDHLRGKNHSLYGRLRTGSEYETQVKYLTQLEERNALAQNIHDKIGHVLAGSLFQLEAARLVIEKDQNRSQEIIANVIHVLKEGMEDIRSTLRTIKPAPEQLGINRLKVILDEVAYNSQIKTHLNYRGDLNCITHAQWRIILENVREALTNTLKYSSADKVKINLEIMHKLIKVEIKDNGVGAVAIKKGLGLKGMEERTEVNGGKLILDGSSGFSVITLLPVKGAENAN, encoded by the coding sequence ATGACTGGCTGGCTATTGGGGACGAAGTTAATCATCATTTTATACAGTATTTTTTGCTATATACTGACAGGGATGGCCAATCTGCCCCTGGTGCTGTTGCTGCTGCTTATTTATGTAATCACAAGTATGCTTCAAATCATTTTCCCAAGGAAATCCCTCAAAAAATTTTTGACTCTTTTGATTGGCGTTTTTCTGATTCTATCTATCGTCTATGCTTCTGAACTCTTTATTTTTCTTTTACCACTAAACCTTCTGGACTTATTTCACCAATACGGGAAGAATCCGTTATTTGCACTGATTCCGGCAACAATCCCTCTTTTCCTGCTCACCGGGGATATGCTCCCCGGATACCTGCTGATCGTTCTCCTGAGCACCTTAATCTATATGCTGTCCCTTAAATCCTCGCTGCGCATTGCCAGCCTGACCATGGACAACGATCATCTGAGGGGAAAAAATCATTCGCTTTACGGCCGTTTGCGTACCGGCTCCGAATATGAAACCCAGGTTAAGTATTTGACCCAGCTGGAAGAAAGGAATGCACTCGCGCAGAATATTCACGATAAAATTGGGCATGTCCTTGCCGGAAGCCTGTTTCAGCTCGAAGCTGCCCGCCTGGTGATTGAGAAGGACCAGAACAGATCGCAGGAGATCATTGCCAATGTCATCCATGTTCTGAAAGAAGGCATGGAGGATATCCGCTCCACACTCAGGACCATTAAACCGGCTCCGGAACAGCTAGGCATTAATCGTTTGAAAGTGATCCTAGATGAGGTTGCTTATAACAGCCAAATAAAAACGCATTTGAACTATCGGGGTGATCTGAACTGCATTACGCATGCTCAATGGCGGATCATCCTGGAAAATGTCCGGGAAGCATTGACGAATACGCTGAAATATTCATCCGCTGACAAAGTGAAAATAAACCTCGAGATCATGCATAAACTCATTAAGGTTGAAATAAAAGATAATGGCGTCGGCGCCGTAGCCATCAAAAAAGGATTGGGGCTGAAAGGGATGGAGGAAAGAACGGAAGTCAACGGAGGCAAACTGATTTTGGACGGTTCTAGTGGTTTCTCCGTCATTACCTTGCTCCCCGTGAAAGGAGCGGAAAATGCCAATTAA
- a CDS encoding Cof-type HAD-IIB family hydrolase, whose product MIRLVAIDLDETLLDNDWHISEGNMEAIRRAVAKGVMVTLATGRMAVSARKYAGQLGLDVPIITCNGALIEHCLSGEIIYHQVIPSGLAAGIMQQLQAKGVYTQVFIKDEVFTDKRNQYSRAYEEMTGIKIQEEDVLQILRQEPEGAEKILCISDEAYLQAATADLRRIYADRLHFTRSKPFFLDMMDIKVNKGSALRALAADYGILPEEIIAIGDNINDREMLMFAGIGVAMGNAHRELKEIADDITASNVEDGVAKVFEKFVL is encoded by the coding sequence TTGATCCGGCTTGTTGCCATAGATTTGGATGAAACACTGCTTGATAATGACTGGCATATTTCCGAAGGAAACATGGAGGCGATCCGTCGGGCAGTGGCCAAAGGCGTAATGGTTACACTTGCGACAGGAAGGATGGCCGTATCAGCCAGAAAATATGCCGGACAGCTTGGTCTGGATGTGCCGATTATCACCTGCAATGGGGCCTTGATCGAACATTGCCTGAGCGGGGAAATCATTTACCATCAAGTGATCCCGTCAGGATTGGCAGCGGGGATTATGCAGCAGCTTCAAGCTAAAGGAGTCTATACGCAGGTGTTCATCAAAGATGAAGTCTTTACAGATAAGAGGAACCAGTATTCCAGGGCCTATGAGGAAATGACCGGAATAAAGATCCAGGAAGAGGATGTGCTGCAAATCCTGCGCCAAGAGCCGGAAGGGGCAGAGAAAATATTGTGTATTTCCGATGAGGCTTATCTTCAGGCTGCAACGGCAGACCTGCGTCGGATCTATGCAGACAGGCTTCATTTTACACGTTCCAAACCATTTTTTCTGGATATGATGGACATTAAAGTTAATAAAGGCAGTGCGCTCAGGGCGTTAGCTGCGGATTACGGCATTTTACCGGAAGAAATTATTGCGATCGGGGACAATATCAATGACCGGGAAATGCTGATGTTTGCCGGTATTGGTGTGGCCATGGGCAATGCCCATCGGGAACTGAAAGAAATTGCAGACGATATTACGGCTTCGAATGTGGAAGACGGGGTAGCTAAAGTTTTTGAGAAATTCGTTCTCTAA
- a CDS encoding B12-binding domain-containing radical SAM protein codes for MKILLVGINARYVHTNLAIRCLREVLKAQENAEWEVCIREFSINEHPDKIAGEIFAEKPDVLGFSCYIWNITFVKSLVRRLRPVLPDAFILAGGPEVSFDCDGILTEVPELDAVVAGEAEGILPLLLQEWAEGNPPSDIHGVVRKQQRGTACLPNREGKARPNTPDLNLLPNPYAEQEDFRGKLVYIETSRGCPYNCAFCISSTFKGVRFLAPERLRPVLRQLFAGGARTVKFVDRTFNASKTHGFQVLDIFREEAEQQYENSGQERTHGWTGDIPRAHCEMAGELLDEEWLRYLKDYPAGMIQLEIGVQSTHPPALKAIRRAQKFKDWKEKVRFLQHDCGIPVHLDLIAGLPYEGWTEFRRSFDEVIDLRPDHLQLGFLKVLKGSGIREKSAGYGLVYCPDPPYTILKTRDLSHEQVLDLVRIEEMLERYYNSGKFRFSLEAILVKRPSPFDFFDSLARYWHSQGWFQREWSSRALFENIWEFLIAQPDDLDAADIQLWREALRFDYFVAERPGQIPDFLQRAEETVQDKGWKEEIRKDPVWRNRIPESEGMDKRQWTRATAIEYFERDIPTGTTEHSPGRGGWYLFYYSRKPTQYFKAEAPKSI; via the coding sequence GTGAAAATCCTGCTCGTCGGTATCAATGCCAGGTACGTACATACGAATTTAGCCATTCGCTGTCTGAGGGAAGTCCTAAAAGCGCAGGAAAACGCTGAATGGGAAGTCTGTATCCGCGAATTCTCCATAAATGAACATCCGGATAAAATCGCAGGAGAAATATTTGCAGAGAAACCGGATGTCCTTGGTTTCTCCTGCTATATCTGGAATATTACTTTCGTTAAGTCTTTGGTACGCAGGCTGCGGCCTGTCCTGCCGGATGCTTTTATCCTGGCTGGAGGGCCGGAAGTATCTTTTGATTGTGATGGCATTTTGACAGAAGTGCCTGAGCTTGATGCGGTCGTAGCCGGAGAGGCCGAAGGTATTCTGCCTTTGCTGCTCCAAGAATGGGCCGAAGGGAATCCGCCGTCGGATATTCACGGTGTTGTCCGGAAACAGCAAAGAGGGACGGCCTGTCTCCCGAACCGGGAAGGTAAGGCCCGGCCGAATACGCCGGATCTGAATCTGCTTCCAAACCCCTATGCGGAACAAGAAGATTTCCGGGGAAAGCTTGTTTATATCGAGACAAGCAGGGGCTGTCCGTATAACTGTGCATTTTGTATTTCTTCGACTTTCAAGGGTGTCAGGTTCCTGGCGCCGGAACGTTTGCGCCCGGTTTTGCGGCAGCTTTTCGCTGGCGGAGCGCGGACGGTAAAGTTCGTGGATCGGACGTTCAACGCGTCCAAAACCCATGGGTTCCAGGTCCTTGATATATTCAGAGAGGAAGCCGAACAGCAGTATGAGAATTCCGGACAGGAAAGAACACACGGATGGACCGGGGATATCCCACGGGCCCATTGCGAGATGGCCGGGGAATTGCTGGATGAAGAATGGCTGCGGTACTTAAAAGATTATCCCGCAGGAATGATCCAATTGGAGATTGGGGTGCAGTCCACGCATCCGCCTGCTTTAAAAGCGATTCGTAGGGCGCAGAAGTTTAAGGATTGGAAGGAGAAGGTCCGTTTTTTGCAGCACGACTGCGGTATACCGGTTCATCTCGATCTTATCGCCGGTCTGCCATATGAAGGCTGGACAGAGTTCCGCCGATCGTTTGATGAAGTGATTGACCTCAGACCAGATCATCTTCAGCTTGGTTTCCTCAAAGTTTTAAAAGGTTCGGGCATCCGGGAGAAAAGCGCCGGTTATGGCCTGGTATATTGTCCGGACCCTCCCTATACGATTTTAAAAACCCGGGATTTGAGCCATGAACAGGTATTGGACCTTGTCAGGATAGAGGAAATGCTGGAAAGGTACTATAATTCCGGAAAGTTTAGGTTTTCGCTTGAAGCTATTTTGGTAAAGCGGCCAAGTCCATTTGACTTCTTTGATTCGCTGGCCAGATACTGGCACAGCCAAGGCTGGTTCCAAAGAGAATGGAGTTCCAGGGCGTTGTTCGAGAATATCTGGGAATTTTTGATTGCCCAGCCGGATGACCTTGATGCTGCAGATATACAGCTTTGGCGCGAAGCACTGCGTTTTGATTATTTCGTCGCCGAACGTCCTGGGCAAATCCCTGATTTTCTACAGAGAGCAGAAGAGACTGTCCAGGATAAAGGTTGGAAAGAAGAGATAAGAAAGGACCCGGTTTGGCGGAACCGGATTCCTGAGTCTGAGGGCATGGATAAAAGGCAGTGGACCAGAGCTACAGCTATTGAGTATTTTGAGCGGGATATTCCAACAGGGACTACAGAACATTCCCCGGGAAGAGGCGGCTGGTATTTGTTCTACTACAGTCGAAAGCCGACCCAGTATTTTAAAGCTGAAGCTCCTAAAAGTATATAG
- a CDS encoding ABC transporter substrate-binding protein, whose protein sequence is MKKRLKALLCIMIIILSLTALTACSKGSSPGKPGGDAPAVISVWYSLDGKEEQALLAQFIRINKEYPEVSVKGEKIAETDIVQQVWNYQAGAEGPEIVIARRQILDALYKKGAVSPVLADIDSAYPAARAVFTYNKQAFAAPWLTDVPLLYYRKDKVPAPAASLAEIWEKHSVIAVPDLNASLLSPWWRAEGGTLSANGIPALNSQKNLAFINNFAALRQQNQVLLDSAALARFAGGETGYLLTWASDSTKLTNIGGNWDCLSFYSLLGAKGQVLLDRTIGIANSSIKTIPAMESAIRLVEEELLKPAAEEAMFQAGGKLPVNSAYYESAAKHFQSEVALSLRSAWYLEGSVNDWKYLDLLNSSWQNIAGGANMESELARIQQNATDIGKQTK, encoded by the coding sequence ATGAAAAAAAGGCTGAAAGCACTTCTGTGTATTATGATAATTATATTGAGCTTAACGGCTTTAACAGCTTGTTCCAAGGGATCCTCTCCGGGGAAGCCTGGCGGAGACGCCCCCGCGGTAATCTCTGTCTGGTATTCGCTGGACGGCAAAGAAGAACAGGCTTTACTTGCGCAGTTTATCAGAATCAATAAGGAATATCCCGAAGTATCGGTTAAAGGTGAAAAAATTGCTGAGACAGATATTGTCCAGCAGGTCTGGAATTACCAGGCCGGAGCAGAAGGGCCGGAAATTGTGATTGCTAGAAGGCAGATCCTCGATGCGCTCTATAAAAAAGGAGCGGTCTCGCCTGTTTTGGCGGATATTGACTCAGCCTATCCTGCGGCGAGAGCGGTTTTTACGTATAATAAACAAGCATTTGCAGCACCCTGGCTTACGGATGTACCACTGCTCTACTACCGCAAAGATAAAGTGCCGGCGCCCGCGGCAAGTCTGGCGGAAATCTGGGAGAAACATTCCGTCATCGCAGTTCCGGATTTGAATGCGTCCCTGCTCAGTCCGTGGTGGAGGGCTGAGGGAGGAACGTTAAGCGCCAACGGTATTCCAGCCTTGAATTCGCAGAAAAATTTGGCTTTTATCAACAATTTTGCAGCGCTTCGCCAGCAAAACCAAGTGCTTTTGGACAGTGCGGCCTTAGCCCGGTTTGCCGGGGGGGAGACCGGTTACCTACTGACCTGGGCCAGTGACAGTACCAAACTGACGAACATAGGTGGAAACTGGGACTGTCTGTCTTTCTATTCTTTGCTGGGAGCCAAGGGACAGGTTTTACTGGATCGTACGATCGGAATCGCCAATTCATCCATAAAGACCATTCCTGCTATGGAAAGCGCCATTCGGCTGGTTGAAGAGGAACTGCTAAAGCCGGCGGCGGAAGAGGCGATGTTTCAAGCCGGCGGCAAGCTGCCTGTCAACAGTGCGTATTACGAATCGGCGGCGAAGCATTTTCAGTCAGAGGTTGCTTTGTCTTTGCGGTCTGCCTGGTATTTGGAAGGGTCGGTGAACGACTGGAAGTATTTGGACCTCCTAAATTCCAGTTGGCAGAATATTGCCGGAGGGGCCAATATGGAAAGTGAACTCGCTCGTATTCAGCAAAATGCGACGGATATTGGCAAGCAAACGAAATAA
- the rapZ gene encoding RNase adapter RapZ — MKREALKLVIITGLSGAGKTQALQSMEDLGFFCVDNLPPSLIEKFVDLCAQSQGKIDKAAIVCDLRGGDFFSSLNQALEDLQEAGYQYEILFLEASDDILVNRYKESRRRHPVSPKGNVLEGIHKERRYLADLRGNASKIIDSSDLTATQMKEKIRNLFGKEYDPARMSVSVVSFGFKFGIPLDADTIIDVRFLPNPYYLKELKPLSGKDKAVRDYVLLNPTTADFIGRFFHMLEFILPLYLKEGKSHLVIGIGCTGGQHRSVAIAEKTAEFLRMSNYSCVVNHRDIKE, encoded by the coding sequence ATGAAAAGAGAAGCATTGAAACTGGTAATTATTACGGGTTTATCCGGGGCCGGGAAAACGCAAGCCCTGCAAAGTATGGAAGACCTTGGATTTTTTTGCGTAGACAATCTTCCGCCGAGCCTTATTGAAAAGTTCGTTGACTTGTGTGCCCAATCCCAAGGAAAAATAGACAAAGCTGCTATTGTCTGTGACTTACGCGGCGGAGATTTTTTTTCTTCTTTAAACCAGGCGCTCGAGGATCTGCAAGAGGCGGGATATCAATATGAAATTTTATTCCTGGAGGCTTCGGACGATATCCTGGTCAACCGTTATAAAGAATCAAGAAGAAGGCATCCCGTATCTCCGAAGGGAAATGTGCTGGAAGGCATTCACAAAGAGCGGCGATATCTTGCCGATTTACGCGGGAATGCAAGCAAGATCATTGATAGTTCGGATCTGACAGCCACCCAGATGAAGGAAAAAATCAGGAATCTGTTTGGAAAGGAATACGATCCGGCCAGGATGTCTGTATCGGTTGTTTCTTTTGGGTTTAAATTTGGGATACCGTTGGATGCTGATACAATCATTGATGTTCGTTTTCTGCCTAATCCGTATTATTTAAAGGAACTTAAACCCCTGAGTGGCAAAGATAAGGCGGTCAGGGATTATGTTTTGCTGAATCCTACCACGGCTGATTTTATCGGCAGGTTTTTTCATATGCTGGAATTTATTTTGCCGTTATATCTCAAGGAAGGTAAAAGTCACCTGGTTATTGGCATAGGATGTACAGGAGGACAGCATCGTTCCGTCGCAATTGCGGAGAAAACTGCCGAGTTCCTGCGGATGAGCAATTACTCTTGCGTTGTAAACCACAGAGATATCAAAGAATAG
- a CDS encoding gluconeogenesis factor YvcK family protein, with translation MELPKKYLEMCKWFYPNLGVKRYFLLAILGLFLVAGGLSVISSGETLGFIEVQFREIIYQLAGKDTVMVGPAGAVACLAGMAIVFIAFKKMISSIISVLLPENEERILDVIYSRRQLKRGPKIVVIGGGTGLSALLKGLKEYTSNLTAIVTVGDDGGSSGRLRRELGILPPGDIRNCLVALAEKEDIMEDLFSYRFDTGTLAGHSLGNLFLAGLAGRFGDFQKGIEQIGKVFALRGEVYPSTLSQITLNAYFEDGRFINGETAIRTTPGKIKVLKIMPQDCQPLPGALAAIEDADLIILGPGSLYTSIIPNLLVKGLRDKIASAKAPCIYVCNIMTEPGETDHYTVADHLKVIIEHGGKDLVDAVMAARENISQQVRERYQAEGAEIVDGDAAEIEKLGVRYFEGSFYTGGEVVRHNSNKLAKEILRLLFRLKPVNERVAMVDSYLLNRKIKSM, from the coding sequence ATGGAACTTCCGAAAAAATATTTGGAAATGTGCAAATGGTTCTATCCAAATTTAGGTGTAAAAAGATACTTTCTGTTGGCAATCCTCGGTTTATTTCTTGTCGCCGGCGGGCTTTCGGTCATCAGCTCCGGGGAAACCCTCGGATTTATTGAAGTGCAGTTTCGGGAGATCATCTATCAGCTGGCCGGCAAAGATACCGTAATGGTGGGTCCGGCGGGGGCCGTTGCCTGCCTGGCAGGTATGGCTATCGTTTTTATTGCGTTTAAAAAAATGATCAGCTCGATCATTTCTGTGCTGCTTCCGGAAAATGAAGAAAGAATCCTCGATGTGATCTATTCCCGCCGTCAATTGAAGCGAGGACCTAAAATTGTCGTTATTGGCGGAGGAACCGGGTTGTCGGCGTTACTGAAAGGGTTAAAAGAGTATACCAGTAATCTGACGGCTATCGTTACCGTTGGGGACGATGGCGGAAGCTCGGGGCGTCTGCGCCGAGAGCTTGGGATTCTGCCGCCCGGAGATATCCGTAACTGTCTAGTTGCTCTGGCTGAAAAAGAAGATATCATGGAAGACCTTTTTTCCTACCGCTTTGATACCGGGACGCTGGCCGGACACAGCCTCGGGAATTTGTTTCTTGCAGGTCTGGCCGGAAGATTCGGCGATTTTCAGAAAGGCATCGAGCAAATTGGCAAAGTATTCGCCTTGCGCGGGGAAGTATATCCGTCAACGCTTTCTCAAATCACCCTGAATGCTTATTTTGAAGACGGTAGATTCATTAACGGCGAGACAGCCATTCGGACGACGCCTGGAAAGATCAAAGTACTCAAGATTATGCCCCAGGACTGTCAGCCCTTGCCCGGAGCTTTAGCGGCGATTGAAGATGCTGACTTGATTATTCTTGGGCCGGGAAGTCTTTATACCAGTATCATTCCGAATCTATTGGTGAAAGGACTTCGGGACAAGATTGCTTCGGCCAAGGCTCCGTGCATTTATGTCTGCAACATTATGACAGAACCTGGAGAGACTGATCATTATACGGTTGCCGACCATTTGAAGGTGATTATCGAGCATGGCGGGAAGGATCTGGTTGATGCGGTGATGGCCGCCAGGGAAAATATATCTCAGCAAGTCAGGGAACGCTATCAGGCAGAGGGAGCTGAGATAGTGGACGGTGATGCCGCCGAGATCGAAAAACTGGGTGTTCGTTACTTTGAAGGCAGTTTCTACACCGGAGGGGAAGTTGTCCGGCATAATTCGAATAAGCTGGCTAAAGAAATTCTACGTCTGTTATTCCGTTTGAAGCCCGTGAATGAGCGAGTTGCCATGGTTGATTCGTATCTGCTGAATCGAAAGATCAAGTCAATGTAA
- the whiA gene encoding DNA-binding protein WhiA produces MSFSAITKEELARLELQKDCCELAELASLIRMDGTLQISTNQKYSLNVITESAPVARKIYNLAKESLHLPADIVVRRKLRLKKNNSYLVKIYPREMSDLQRLGLFNKEGEIQAGIDKKLIAKKCDQKAYLRGAFLAGGSISNPEGNYHMEIITNDPVLARDLSELLNKFDLKAKVSTRKNFHVVYLKESEHIVEFLALIGAHQALFEFENIRIIKEMRNQVNRIVNCETANLNKTVDAAVRQLENIRLIERTIGLKALPENLQEIACLRLEFPDYTLKELGEILTPKVGKSGVNHRLRKIEEIAEKIQTDKNKPQPSKGKN; encoded by the coding sequence ATGTCGTTTAGTGCCATAACCAAAGAAGAACTAGCCAGACTGGAGTTGCAGAAGGATTGCTGTGAGTTGGCCGAGCTGGCTTCGCTTATCCGCATGGATGGAACACTGCAGATCAGCACGAATCAGAAATATTCCCTGAACGTGATCACTGAAAGCGCTCCTGTAGCGCGAAAAATATATAACCTGGCCAAAGAATCCCTGCATCTGCCAGCCGATATCGTGGTCAGGCGAAAGTTAAGGCTGAAGAAAAACAATTCTTATCTGGTAAAGATTTATCCCAGAGAGATGAGCGATCTGCAAAGACTCGGATTGTTTAATAAAGAGGGAGAAATCCAGGCTGGAATTGATAAGAAGCTTATTGCCAAAAAATGTGACCAGAAGGCTTACCTCCGGGGAGCATTTCTGGCCGGAGGCTCGATCAGTAACCCCGAGGGTAATTATCATATGGAGATTATCACGAATGATCCGGTTCTGGCAAGAGACTTGAGCGAACTCTTGAACAAATTTGATCTTAAGGCGAAGGTCAGTACCCGTAAGAATTTCCATGTGGTTTATTTAAAGGAGAGTGAACATATCGTCGAGTTTCTTGCTCTGATTGGTGCCCACCAGGCGCTATTTGAGTTTGAAAATATCCGGATCATCAAAGAAATGCGCAACCAGGTCAACCGGATTGTTAATTGTGAGACTGCCAATCTGAATAAGACGGTGGATGCCGCAGTACGTCAATTAGAAAACATTCGGCTGATTGAAAGGACCATCGGACTCAAAGCCCTGCCGGAGAATCTGCAGGAGATTGCTTGCCTGCGTCTGGAATTCCCGGATTATACCTTGAAAGAACTGGGTGAAATTCTGACCCCAAAAGTTGGTAAATCAGGCGTTAATCACAGACTGCGCAAGATTGAAGAGATTGCTGAAAAGATCCAAACGGATAAGAACAAACCACAGCCTAGTAAAGGAAAGAATTAA
- a CDS encoding Na/Pi cotransporter family protein: protein MFTTTMVMQFLGGLGLFLYGVNVTSEGLQKIAAKKLKNILASLTRKPWAATLFGIVMTVALQSSTATTVMIVEFVNSGLMTLTQALGVVLGSAVGTSIVIQLISFPILNFALLLLFIGFIMFFLIRTTLGKSIGQAMIGFGCIFVGMSLLSGAFSPLKSSPDVDAFLSQFGTNPILGIAVSMVVTALLQSSAAFLAILISLSTHGLLSMESVIPLVMGAHIGGTLTTLFSSLSAERADAVRVAAANTLYRLAAAVILLPFFAYFTQFIEWSAADLPRQVANTHLFSAVLMVILFLPLNKILSKWLLKLIPLRRDEGKKPRLIYITKAAPELPAVALTQARQEIRWLANNILENMVQILPRIIFYGDTKILQELERTEREVDWHYQELSKFFTELFRRNMTREQIVESHSYQLIIKELEYIADSLIVMARLGARIHVDPITVGKANQEKAGELYIAVSSNFLTLLRYLERGDQALASLIIEAHQDIIEIYNQVQNSLTCGVSKDGQGSMQELNSWLYKIGEHIVRIAKILQD, encoded by the coding sequence ATGTTTACGACCACGATGGTAATGCAATTCCTAGGCGGACTGGGACTGTTTCTATACGGGGTTAATGTTACTTCGGAAGGGCTGCAGAAAATTGCCGCGAAAAAGTTAAAAAACATCCTGGCTTCTTTGACTAGAAAGCCTTGGGCGGCTACCCTGTTCGGAATTGTGATGACAGTCGCACTGCAAAGCAGTACCGCGACAACGGTCATGATCGTCGAATTTGTCAATTCAGGTCTGATGACGCTGACGCAGGCGCTCGGAGTTGTTCTAGGGTCAGCAGTCGGGACCTCGATTGTCATTCAATTAATCTCTTTCCCAATCCTGAATTTTGCACTTTTGCTGCTTTTCATTGGATTTATCATGTTTTTTCTTATCAGAACCACTCTGGGCAAAAGCATCGGACAAGCCATGATTGGTTTTGGTTGTATCTTTGTCGGCATGTCTTTGCTTTCTGGAGCATTTTCACCGTTGAAAAGCTCGCCGGATGTCGATGCATTCCTCTCCCAGTTCGGGACAAACCCGATTCTTGGTATAGCCGTAAGTATGGTTGTAACAGCATTGCTGCAGAGCAGTGCTGCGTTTCTGGCAATTCTAATTTCCCTCTCTACACACGGATTGCTGTCTATGGAGTCGGTCATCCCGCTGGTCATGGGGGCCCATATCGGGGGGACGCTGACGACTTTGTTTTCCTCCCTCAGCGCTGAACGGGCCGATGCGGTTAGGGTAGCCGCAGCCAACACGCTTTATCGTCTTGCTGCAGCTGTAATCCTGCTGCCGTTTTTTGCGTACTTTACTCAGTTCATAGAATGGAGTGCTGCGGACCTGCCCCGGCAGGTAGCGAATACGCATCTTTTTTCAGCAGTCCTGATGGTGATTTTATTTCTGCCTTTAAACAAAATCTTAAGCAAATGGCTGCTTAAGCTAATCCCGCTGCGAAGGGACGAAGGTAAAAAACCAAGGCTGATATACATTACTAAGGCAGCTCCTGAATTGCCGGCAGTTGCCTTGACTCAAGCAAGACAGGAAATCCGCTGGTTGGCGAATAATATCCTTGAGAATATGGTTCAAATACTGCCGCGAATCATCTTTTACGGGGATACAAAAATACTTCAGGAACTGGAACGGACAGAACGTGAAGTAGACTGGCACTATCAGGAACTATCGAAATTCTTTACGGAATTATTTCGCCGGAATATGACCCGGGAACAAATTGTTGAGAGCCATAGCTACCAGTTGATCATTAAAGAACTTGAATATATTGCCGACAGCCTGATTGTGATGGCCAGGCTGGGGGCCAGGATTCATGTCGACCCAATAACGGTTGGAAAGGCTAACCAGGAAAAGGCCGGAGAATTGTACATTGCCGTATCCAGTAATTTCTTGACCCTGCTGCGCTATCTGGAAAGAGGAGATCAGGCCCTTGCTTCGTTGATTATTGAAGCCCATCAGGATATTATTGAAATCTATAATCAAGTTCAGAACAGCCTGACTTGCGGGGTCTCCAAAGATGGTCAAGGTAGTATGCAGGAATTGAACAGCTGGCTGTATAAAATTGGGGAGCATATTGTCCGGATCGCCAAGATACTGCAGGATTAG